From Aspergillus chevalieri M1 DNA, chromosome 4, nearly complete sequence, a single genomic window includes:
- a CDS encoding putative LON domain serine protease (COG:O;~EggNog:ENOG410PJ7K;~InterPro:IPR027417,IPR027065,IPR003959,IPR008269, IPR027501,IPR003593,IPR004815,IPR015947,IPR020568, IPR003111,IPR014721;~MEROPS:MER0000485;~PFAM:PF00004,PF05362,PF13541,PF07728,PF02190;~go_function: GO:0004176 - ATP-dependent peptidase activity [Evidence IEA];~go_function: GO:0004252 - serine-type endopeptidase activity [Evidence IEA];~go_function: GO:0005524 - ATP binding [Evidence IEA];~go_function: GO:0016887 - ATPase activity [Evidence IEA];~go_process: GO:0006508 - proteolysis [Evidence IEA];~go_process: GO:0006515 - protein quality control for misfolded or incompletely synthesized proteins [Evidence IEA];~go_process: GO:0030163 - protein catabolic process [Evidence IEA]): MGSSKNDKTGAVKLAIVPLPKGTVLLPGVTARLPVPNRPDLSNLLSSLLDQASTGQRHETSISFGCVPLGSPYLSKDAQNVIDDGSLDEDQKEEYEAVDAGQARKEDLFHYGTVGKVVGLQRRVYGEPSLLVQGVQRFSIQRWLKERPFFEAEVILHEEKDPGISDSETVESFQQLKRLSRELLTLLRFSSLIPSHSPRLSPLVARKFEFLISKSDLPHASRLADFLADISDSSIEEKLRILASLDLRTRLERVVDILDRQVQNIRNNVKTTHISSSSLPPSPQFDIGQIDPRDREVLARRAMAGFAGLSPPGPLSRRNNNDDDDKELNEVDELQQKLDEAQLSAEAKKVADKEIKRLRKMNPANAEYGVCRSYLENLAEIPWSKFTEDQLGPDTLTKARKQLDDDHYGLEKIKKRLLEYLAVLRLKQTTNQDVEQQISTLTKDLDSSDEDIEKGVPLLSEADRVSIESKLELLQSRRMTDKSPILLLVGPPGTGKTSLARSVAASLNRKFHRISLGGVRDEAEIRGHRRTYVAAMPGLIVNGLKKAGVNNPVFLLDEIDKVGGANFQGDPSAAMLEVLDPEQNHTFSDHYISIPIDLSKVLFIATANSLDTIPAPLLDRMETISLSGYTTLEKRHIARRHLLPKQIRSNGLSDGQVELSDDVLDKTITSYTRESGVRNLERELGAICRHKAVQFADAGDAGKPETYNPVVTVDDLEEILGVERFEEEIAEKHGRPGVVTGLVAYSTGGQGSILFIEVADMPGNGRVQLTGKLGDVLKESVEVALTWVKAHSFELGLTHDPNEDIMKSRSIHVHCPSGAIPKDGPSAGLAHTIGLISLFAGKAVPPQLAMTGEVSLRGRVMPVGGIKEKLIGALRAGVKTVLLPHHNRKDVKDVPQEVIDGIQIVYVKHIWEAIRQVWPDSHWGQQHVNFVESRL, translated from the exons ATGGGATCCTCTAAGAACGACAAGACTGGAGCGGTTAAGCTTGCCATAGTCCCGCTTCCCAAGGGCACTGTCCTGCTTCCTGGGGTCACCGCGCGGCTTCCGGTCCCCAATCGTCCCGATCTCTCCAACCTGCTGTCGTCGCTGCTGGACCAAGCGTCTACGGGGCAGCGACATGAGACTAGCATCTCATTCGGATGCGTTCCCCTTGGTTCCCCGTACCTGAGCAAGGATGCCCAAAACGTCATTGACGATGGGAGCTTGGATGAGGATCAGAAGGAGGAATACGAGGCTGTTGACGCTGGCCAGGCGAGGAAGGAAGATCTCTTCCATTATGGCACCGTTGGAAAGGTGGTTGGGCTTCAGCGTCGTGTGTATGGAGAACCGTCTCTGCTTGTTCAGGGAGTTCAGCGATTTAGCATTCAGCGTTGGCTGAAAGAGAGACCATTCTTCGAGGCAGAAGTTATCCTGCACGAGGAAAAAG ACCCTGGAATCAGTGACTCCGAGACGGTTGAATCATTCCAACAATTAAAACGACTTTCGCGGGAGCTTCTCACCCTTCTCCGGTTTTCGTCGCTAATACCTTCGCATTCTCCACGTCTATCGCCACTTGTCGCGCGCAAATTCGAGTTCCTTATTTCCAAGTCCGACTTGCCACATGCATCCAGACTCGCCGATTTTCTGGCAGATATCTCTGATTCAAGCATTGAGGAGAAGCTCCGGATTTTGGCTTCATTGGACCTGCGGACCCGGCTGGAAAGAGTGGTCGATATTCTCGACAGACAAGTCCAGAACATCAGGAACAATGTCAAGACAACTCATATCAGTTCATCATCGTTGCCCCCAAGCCCTCAGTTCGACATCGGCCAGATTGACCCGCGTGATCGCGAGGTCCTGGCCAGGCGGGCAATGGCTGGCTTCGCCGGTCTATCGCCTCCGGGGCCTCTCAGCAGACGTAATAAcaatgatgacgatgacaaAGAACTGAACGAGGTCGATGAGCTGCAGCAGAAGCTTGACGAGGCACAGCTTAGCGCAGAGGCCAAGAAGGTCGCTGATAAAGAAATCAAACGTCTACGTAAGATGAACCCTGCTAATGCGGAATACGGCGTTTGTCGGTCCTATCTGGAAAATCTCGCTGAGATCCCGTGGTCAAAGTTCACCGAAGACCAGCTTGGCCCTGACACTTTGACGAAAGCGAGAAAACAATTAGACGATGACCACTACGGACTGGAGAAGATCAAGAAGAGGTTGCTTGAGTACTTGGCTGTGCTCAGATTGAAACAGACGACTAATCAGGATGTCGAACAACAAATTTCTACGTTGACCAAGGACCTCGACAGCTCAGACGAGGACATTGAAAAGGGTGTCCCACTCCTGTCCGAGGCTGACAGAGTCTCGATTGAATCTAAACTCGAGCTTCTGCAATCTAGGCGGATGACGGACAAGTCTCCAATTTTGTTGCTTGTTGGCCCACCAGGAACTGGCAAGACCAGCTTGGCAAGGTCTGTAGCGGCTTCGCTGAACCGTAAATTCCATCGGATTTCTTTGGGCGGTGTCCGAGATGAGGCTGAGATCCGCGGCCACCGGAGAACCTATGTTGCAGCAATGCCTGGCCTAATAGTCAATGGCCTCAAGAAGGCTGGGGTAAACAACCCAGTGTTCTTATTGGATGAGATTGACAAAGTTGGCGGTGCCAATTTCCAAGGCGACCCATCTGCGGCGATGCTTGAGGTCCTTGATCCCGAACAGAACCATACATTCAGCGATCATTATATTAGCATCCCGATTGACCTGAGCAAAGTCTTGTTTATCGCAACGGCCAATTCTCTTGATACTATTCCTGCGCCGTTGCTTGACCGTATGGAGACCATCTCGTTGTCTGGATACACCACCCTTGAGAAGAGACATATTGCCAGACGACACCTTTTGCCCAAGCAGATCCGGTCGAATGGCTTGTCGGATGGACAGGTTGAATTATCTGATGATGTACTTGACAAGACTATCACGTCTTATACTCGCGAGTCGGGAGTTCGCAACCTTGAGCGTGAACTTGGCGCTATCTGCCGTCACAAGGCCGTTCAGTTTGCGGACGCCGGAGACGCCGGCAAACCAGAAACATATAACCCGGTTGTCACGGTTGACGACTTGGAGGAAAttcttggtgttgagcgaTTTGAAGAGGAGATCGCTGAGAAGCATGGTCGTCCCGGTGTGGTTACTGGTCTTGTCGCGTACTCCACCGGCGGCCAGGGAAGCATCCTATTCATTGAGGTTGCGGACATGCCAGGTAACGGACGCGTCCAGCTGACAGGAAAGCTCGGTGATGTTCTCAAGGAGAGTGTGGAGGTGGCTCTCACCTGGGTCAAGGCACATTCCTTCGAACTTGGATTAACACACGACCCCAATGAGGATATCATGAAGAGCCGCAGCATCCACGTCCACTGTCCCTCCGGTGCTATCCCCAAGGATGGACCTTCAGCTGGTCTCGCCCATACGATCGGTCTGATTTCCCTCTTTGCCGGCAAAGCTGTGCCTCCGCAGCTTGCCATGACGGGTGAGGTTTCTCTACGTGGTAGAGTCATGCCTGTTGGTGGCATTAAGGAGAAACTTATCGGTGCATTGCGGGCTGGCGTCAAGACTGTCCTTCTTCCCCACCACAACCGGAAGGATGTCAAAGATGTGCCTCAGGAGGTCATTGATGGTATTCAGATTGTTTATGTCAAGCATATCTGGGAGGCTATCCGACAGGTGTGGCCTGATTCCCACTGGGGACAGCAGCACGTGAACTTTGTAGAGAGCCGTCTGTGA
- a CDS encoding IGBP1/TAP42 family protein (BUSCO:EOG092648LP;~COG:T;~EggNog:ENOG410PHEG;~InterPro:IPR038511,IPR007304;~PFAM:PF04177;~go_process: GO:0009966 - regulation of signal transduction [Evidence IEA]), producing MDSDQPQNLRSLFVAAKADKTALEARPDTTSELYRRDVTAVIAKFEECQRLVRLLSLFSSNEQIEEVSTGDLQYLTVEYLLADLLQRSYSSDREALLRRSLEKYEGYLSRMDDYGLLNDSNRKLYERYNSNPTSFSLTPVNDAATRREVKVSRFREEKELKRKLEYLSQNHSQLDDEDIRRLYLAELDLYTHQTFQALDLLAQEFSMLSAMRNAAPPPVPRQQEDNRRRNNADQSGYSERLDAPLSQLLRGGRGGPILNRDGRPMQPFTLLDRRTQLQQGVFRPSHNLPTMTIDEYLEEEKRQGNVVQGGEQSGIQPEIDEDDLDIADAETMKARAWDEFKEANPRGSGNTLNRG from the exons ATGGATTCCGATCAACCTCAGAATTTGCGATCTCTGTTTGTGGCAGCAAAGGCAGATAAGACCGCCCTAGAAGCGCGTCCCGACACCACCTCCGAGCTTTATCGCAGAGATGTGACCGCCGTCATCGCCAAGTTCGAAGAATGCCAGCGACTGGTCAGATTGCTCTCCTTGTTTAGTTCGAATGAGCAAATTGAAGAGGTGTCGACCGGGGATCTACA gtACCTGACCGTCGAATATCTCCTCGCGGACCTACTCCAACGATCGTACAGCTCGGACCGTGAAGCTCTCCTCCGGCGCTCTTTAGAGAAATACGAGGGATATCTTTCACGCATGGATGATTATGGACTGCTCAACGATAGCAACCGAAAACTCTACGAGCGATATAATTCGAATCCTACGTCCTTCTCATTGACACCTGTGAATGATGCCGCCACCCGCAGAGAAGTGAAAGTATCAAGGTTCAGGGAGGAAAAGGAACTGAAGCGGAAACTCGAG TACCTCTCGCAGAACCACAGTCAgctcgacgacgaagacatTCGACGACTGTACTTGGCGGAACTAGACCTCTATACCCACCAGACCTTCCAAGCCCTTGATCTTCTCGCACAAGAATTTTCAATGCTTTCGGCTATGCGCAACGCAGCACCTCCCCCCGTCCCACGTCAACAGGAAGATAACAGAAGACGGAACAATGCGGACCAGTCGGGCTATTCCGAACGTCTTGATGCTCCTCTGTCCCAATTACTACGAGGCGGTAGAGGTGGACCTATATTGAACAGGGATGGAAGACCAATGCAGCCGTTTACTTTGCTCGACCGTCGGACGCAGCTCCAACAAGGCGTGTTCAGGCCTAGCCATAATCTCCCTACTATGACAATAGACGAGTATctcgaggaagagaaaaggcAAGGCAATGTTGTTCAAGGAGGTGAACAGTCGGGCATCCAGCCAGAgatcgacgaggatgatcTCGACATAGCTGACGCAGAGACGATGAAAGCACGGGCTTGGGATGAATTCAAAGAAGCGAACCCAAGAGGCTCTGGGAATACCCTTAACCGGGGTTGA
- the HEM3 gene encoding porphobilinogen deaminase (BUSCO:EOG09262YP5;~COG:H;~EggNog:ENOG410PHQP;~InterPro:IPR000860,IPR036803,IPR022419,IPR022418, IPR022417;~PFAM:PF03900,PF01379;~go_function: GO:0004418 - hydroxymethylbilane synthase activity [Evidence IEA];~go_process: GO:0018160 - peptidyl-pyrromethane cofactor linkage [Evidence IEA];~go_process: GO:0033014 - tetrapyrrole biosynthetic process [Evidence IEA]) has protein sequence MTSAPPPISSDASASKRTFIIGTRQSKLALLQTNLVLAALKEANPDCSFDIHSRETAGDKNTNIAFREFTTKNLWTEELEELLIAGHVDFIVHSLKDVPTLIPSSCTLGPMMKREDSRDVLVVKQGLPHKSLADLPAGAVVGTSSVRRSAQLAQKYPHLKVVDVRGNIGTRLAKLDAEDSPFSCIILAAAGLHRLGLEDRISQYLDSKNGSMLHAVGQGALGIEIRKNDKQIHDMLSNIGDKETTLAALAERSLLRTLEGGCSAPLGAETEWVQAADGSSKLRMRSIVVSVDGSRSAEVEVDGVVDSAEAAEEFGVTVAKALVKKGAGSILEEIQQNKVTS, from the exons ATGACGTCTGCCCCGCCTCCCATTTCCTCCGATGCCTCCGCATCAAAGAGGACGTTTATTATCGGAACGCGCCAATCGAAGCTGGCCCTCCTCCAGACCAACCTGGTGCTTGCGGCGCTGAAAGAAGCAAACCCAGATTGCTCGTTTGATATCCATTCGCGCGAAACAGCGGGTGACAAGAATACCAACATCGCCTTCCGAGAGTTTACAACCAAGAACCTTTGGACtgaggagctggaggagCTTTTGATTGCTGGACATGTGGATTTCATTGTACATTCTTTGAAGG ATGTCCCAACCCTCATTCCGTCGTCATGTACCCTGGGACCGATGATGAAGCGTGAAGACAGCAGGGATGTCTTGGTGGTGAAGCAAGGATTGCCACATAAGAGTCTCGCCGATTTGCCCGCCGGAGCCGTCGTGGGAACTTCGTCCGTCCGCCGGAGCGCACAACTAGCACAAAAATACCCTCATCTGAAGGTCGTGGATGTGCGCGGAAACATCGGTACTCGTCTGGCCAAGCTGGATGCAGAGGATAGTCCATTCAGTTGCATAATCTTGGCTGCGGCCGGTCTGCACCGGCTGGGTCTTGAGGACCGTATCTCTCAGTACCTGGATTCGAAGAATGGATCTATGCTACATGCGGTTGGACAAGGTGCCCTTGGGATTGAGATTCGCAAGAATGATAAGCAGATCCACGATATGCTGAGCAATATCGGTGACAAGGAGACTACGCTGGCAGCATTGGCGGAGCGAAGCTTGCTGAGAACCCTAGAGGGAGGCTGCAGTGCTCCACTGGGAGCTGAGACAGAATGGGTTCAAGCCGCTGACGGCTCTTCTAAGTTAAGGATGCGATCCATAGTCGTCAGTGTGGACGGCAGTCGGAGCGCCGAAGTCGAGGTTGACGGTGTTGTTGACTCTGCCGAAGCTGCTGAAGAGTTTGGCGTTACGGTTGCCAAGGCACTGGTCAAGAAAGGCGCAGGTTCCATTCTGGAGGAAATCCAGCAGAACAAAGTGACATCGTGA
- the ergS gene encoding protein ergS (COG:S;~EggNog:ENOG410PQ7I;~InterPro:IPR024320;~PFAM:PF09924), with protein MSTQSGSPSLLSRDGGKTKQRSRRQNANKPSAKKKNEKQQLLFDSVAELLNRQWCIDHINHSSFHLSSERQHYRPYSSAPLSLPKHEPYQSANAESSQEEQARRSRSDGGSRPTTLVNSISNPPSSRSLPSHHEYNSDYPNHSDLSRERTQRPQISTSVDIAAPDAFQDDDIRKLITRLAAQYGHVSHMGLLDPSYKFFVNGSRTGVLSYKLQNQVAIVTGDPLCDPAILGDILHEFKVYRKRRRWGIVIMGASEVFMKYARQRGWTAMQFGVERVLNPMDNEILLERHGKRIITQNKHLLDPQKGGISLGIYIPSVRTDPILQRELMEVYDSWRHMRSETARGKSQAFITIYDPFCLPDLMIFIYARGANGAALGFAALRRICDSRAYHLDPCVAAPWSPKGVSELLTYTSMILLNQMNIFSLSFGYEPLQSLGEMMGIPSGIEKVIRHVHHYTFRRLPLAGKKAYHDKFRPDERQDAGVWLVFPGGVPGLRQVFAVAHVAHISIRKLAWPEGRKGKTRDGARKCVAEKMEPS; from the coding sequence ATGTCGACTCAATCAGGGTCGCCATCGTTGTTATCGCGGGATGGAGGTAAGACGAAGCAGCGGTCAAGGCGACAAAATGCGAACAAGCCATCcgcgaaaaagaaaaacgagAAGCAGCAGTTGTTGTTTGACTCCGTGGCTGAATTGCTGAACCGTCAGTGGTGTATTGATCATATCAATCATTCATCGTTTCATCTTTCGTCTGAACGACAACACTATCGTCCCTATTCCTCTGCTCCTTTATCGCTTCCCAAACACGAACCCTATCAGAGCGCGAACGCTGAGTCGtcgcaagaagaacaagcccGCCGCAGCCGGAGCGATGGAGGAAGCAGACCAACGACGCTTGTGAACTCGATCAGCAATCCTCCATCCAGTCGATCTTTACCATCCCATCATGAATACAATTCCGATTATCCAAACCATTCTGATCTATCCCGTGAGCGAACCCAGCGACCACAAATAAGCACCAGCGTGGATATCGCCGCACCAGACGCATTCCAAGACGACGATATACGAAAACTAATAACCCGACTCGCTGCACAATACGGCCATGTTTCACACATGGGATTGCTAGACCCGAGCTATAAATTCTTCGTCAATGGTTCCCGGACGGGCGTGTTGTCGTATAAGCTCCAGAACCAGGTTGCTATAGTCACTGGGGACCCGTTATGCGATCCGGCAATTTTGGGAGATATCCTGCATGAATTCAAGGTATACAGGAAGCGACGGCGCTGGGGGATAGTCATCATGGGTGCGAGCGAGGTATTCATGAAATACGCTCGGCAGCGCGGGTGGACGGCGATGCAGTTCGGTGTTGAACGGGTCTTGAATCCAATGGATAACGAAATTCTCCTGGAACGACATGGAAAGAGGATCATAACGCAAAACAAGCACCTCCTAGACCCCCAAAAAGGAGGAATCTCACTAGGCATATACATACCCTCCGTTCGAACCGACCCAATACTCCAACGCGAGTTAATGGAAGTATACGACTCCTGGCGCCACATGCGCAGCGAAACCGCCCGCGGCAAATCCCAAGCCTTCATAACAATATACGACCCCTTCTGCCTCCCCGACCTCATGATCTTCATCTACGCGCGTGGTGCCAACGGTGCAGCATTGGGCTTCGCAGCCCTCCGTCGCATATGCGATTCCCGCGCGTACCACCTCGACCCCTGCGTCGCGGCACCCTGGTCACCTAAGGGCGTCAGCGAACTCCTAACGTACACTTCAATGATATTGCTCAACCAAATGAACATATTCTCGCTAAGTTTCGGATACGAACCGCTCCAGTCACTGGGTGAGATGATGGGTATCCCTTCCGGGATAGAAAAAGTCATTCGACATGTGCATCATTATACATTTCGACGGCTACCGCTGGCCGGGAAGAAGGCATATCATGATAAATTCCGGCCGGATGAGAGACAGGATGCGGGAGTTTGGTTGGTGTTTCCGGGAGGCGTGCCTGGGTTGAGGCAGGT